Proteins encoded within one genomic window of Triticum aestivum cultivar Chinese Spring chromosome 2D, IWGSC CS RefSeq v2.1, whole genome shotgun sequence:
- the LOC123055561 gene encoding protein DMP10-like — protein MASSSPSSGSSTANQIIPSINNDDSEIGAAGTATPMPTMNKVMSSVANLAQLLPTGTVLTYQALAPSFTNYGKCETSNQWLTMALVAVLASACLFFSFTDSVVGRRDGKLYYGFATLRGFNVFNFSSEEEKQEWNDLDQFRRLRLQPLDFMHAFFTAVVFLIMAFSDVGLQNCFFPDGSRNTQQLLKNLPLGMAFLSSFVFIIFPTKRKGIGFNDTTPRQKVVHPLKKV, from the coding sequence ATggcatcttcttctccttcttctgggTCATCCACGGCGAACCAGATAATTCCATCAATCAACAACGATGACAGTGAGATAGGAGCTGCCGGCACGGCAACGCCAATGCCTACCATGAACAAGGTCATGTCGAGCGTCGCGAACCTTGCGCAGCTCCTGCCCACGGGCACGGTGCTGACTTACCAGGCGTTGGCCCCGTCCTTCACCAACTACGGCAAGTGCGAGACCTCCAACCAGTGGCTCACCATGGCGCTGGTTGCTGTCCTCGCCTCCGCCTGCCTCTTCTTCTCCTTCACCGACAGCGTCGTGGGTCGCCGCGACGGAAAGCTATATTACGGCTTCGCCACATTGCGTGGCTTCAACGTGTTCAACTTCTCCAGCGAGGAGGAGAAGCAGGAGTGGAATGATCTCGACCAATTCCGGAGGCTCCGCCTTCAGCCGCTGGACTTCATGCATGCCTTCTTCACGGCGGTGGTTTTCCTCATAATGGCATTCAGCGATGTGGGGCTGCAAAACTGCTTCTTCCCGGATGGCAGCAGGAACACACAGCAGCTTCTCAAGAACCTGCCACTGGGAATGGCGTTTCTGTCCAGCTTTGTGTTCATCATCTTCCCCACCAAAAGGAAGGGCATCGGATTCAATGACACGACTCCTCGCCAGAAGGTCGTCCATCCCTTGAAGAAAGTTTGA